One genomic region from Labeo rohita strain BAU-BD-2019 chromosome 7, IGBB_LRoh.1.0, whole genome shotgun sequence encodes:
- the LOC127168036 gene encoding erythroid membrane-associated protein-like, translating to MLSITIVLLVNLLIETSVSFTVVVPGDPVLAHVGSRVILSCWINPPENAEGLEIRWYRQNQFDNPVLLYNHGKIQNIQECYRNRTSLTPRSDQSGGLKDGDVSLRLEKLTFQDEGSFHCYVSGGTAYDGEAVELKITDSSGSWKALFFTLLILLLCLILGLVWLIHKYRQKLTGKKAAGKIVGDINIEELRKHAVEITIDREHSHPDLLVSKDCKIIRYNAGYDHTGEGFPYELCAFGAQRFTSGCHYWEVELAQKNTPPKNYWLIGVVKEGTFTSRDRSALTPSSGYWFLCSDGPNGFHTNTDQSVTFSLTPRPERLGVLLDYDNGQLSFYNVSKSKHLLTISATFSGSVVPLFNPGVADQTPLKILDCPKPVESAVESSQPLLTNNSSNA from the exons ATGTTGTCGATTACCATCGTTTTACTGGTGAATCTCCTCATAGAGACTTCTG TGTCATTCACTGTAGTGGTTCCTGGTGATCCTGTACTGGCTCATGTGGGATCCAGAGTGATTCTGTCCTGCTGGATCAATCCTCCTGAGAATGCTGAAGGTCTGGAGATCCGCTGGTACCGTCAGAATCAGTTCGACAACCCTGTTCTCCTCTATAATCATGGGAAGATCCAGAACATCCAGGAATGTTACAGGAACCGAACGTCTTTGACTCCGCGTTCAGATCAGTCAGGTGGACTGAAGGATGGAGACGTCTCTCTACGGCTGGAGAAACTCACATTTCAGGATGAAGGTTCATTTCACTGTTATGTGAGTGGAGGCACAGCATATGATGGTGAAGCAGTGGAGCTCAAAATCACTG attcatcAGGTTCCTGGAAGGCTCTTTTCTTCACCCTTCTCATTCTTCTCCTTTGTTTGATTCTGGGTTTGGTTTGGTTGATCcacaaatacagacaaaaatTAACAG GGAAGAAAGCAGCAGGTAAAA ttgtgGGAGACATAAATATAGAGGAACTGAGGAAACATGCAG TTGAGATCACTATTGACCGTGAACATTCACATCCAGATCTACTGGTTTCTAAGGACTGTAAAATCATAAGGTACAATGCAGGATATGATCACACTGGAGAGGGATTTCCATATGAATTATGTGCATTTGGAGCACAAAGATTCACCTCTGGTTGTCACTATTGGGAGGTAGAGCTGGCACAAAAAAATACCCCTCCTAAAAACTACTGGTTAATTGGTGTGGTGAAGGAGGGAACTTTTACTTCAAGAGACAGATCTGCTTTAACTCCATCAAGTGGTTACTGGTTCTTGTGTTCAGACGGTCCTAATGGTTTTCACACCAACACTGACCAATCAGTCACATTCTCACTGACACCGAGACCTGAACGACTGGGAGTTCTGTTAGATTATGATAACGGTCAGCTGTCATTTTACAATGTCAGTAAGAGTAAACATCTCCTGACCATCAGCGCCACATTCTCTGGATCAGTCGTTCCTCTGTTCAATCCTGGTGTGGCTGATCAGACTCCACTGAAAATCCTGGATTGTCCAAAACCTGTAGAATCAGCTGTAGAGTCCAGTCAACCTTTACTGACTAATAACAGCTCAAATGCCTGA